The Parafrankia irregularis genome window below encodes:
- a CDS encoding Fur family transcriptional regulator: MTTSADFQQMLRGAALRVTRPRVAVLGAVHAHPHADTDSIIGAVRAELPEASHQAVYDSLRVLTNAGLVRRIQPAGSVARYESRVGDNHHHVVCRSCGAISDVDCAVGEAPCLTASDDNGFSIDEAEVVYWGRCPACSGSDAGSF, translated from the coding sequence ATGACGACGTCCGCGGACTTCCAGCAGATGCTGAGGGGGGCCGCCCTGCGCGTCACCCGTCCGCGGGTGGCCGTGCTCGGCGCGGTCCACGCGCATCCGCACGCCGACACCGACTCGATCATCGGGGCAGTGCGCGCGGAGCTCCCCGAGGCCTCCCACCAGGCCGTCTACGACTCGCTGCGGGTACTCACGAACGCGGGCCTGGTGCGGCGCATTCAGCCGGCCGGCTCGGTGGCCCGGTACGAGTCGCGGGTCGGAGACAACCACCACCACGTCGTCTGCAGATCCTGCGGCGCCATCTCGGATGTCGACTGCGCCGTGGGCGAGGCACCGTGCCTCACCGCCTCCGACGACAACGGGTTCTCGATCGACGAGGCCGAGGTCGTCTACTGGGGCCGCTGCCCCGCCTGTTCCGGTTCCGACGCCGGAAGTTTCTGA
- a CDS encoding SAM-dependent methyltransferase has translation MTTEAEPNDGGTSVIIADGTPLDVDLKTDVPHPARVYDYILGGTENFPADRAAAAEFSRHLPNLPTSMRANRNFMARVAHNLAAEHGIRQFLDIGSGLPTSPNLHEVAQRVAPESRVVYVDRDPIVLLHARPLLTSTPEGSTAYLDADLSRPQEILQSAQLQETLDLSKPVAVSLLAVVQFIPDDAIVKNVISELLAPLAPGSILAISTVTADFAPEEVADGTAAYRASGIPMVSRDLTAVAAFFGGLELLDPGIVLVHRWHPDAESAAIEDSHVYMYGGVARKP, from the coding sequence GTGACCACTGAGGCCGAGCCCAACGACGGCGGCACTTCCGTCATCATCGCCGACGGAACGCCACTGGACGTCGACCTGAAAACCGATGTGCCGCACCCGGCCCGGGTCTACGACTACATCCTCGGCGGGACGGAGAATTTCCCGGCCGACCGCGCGGCAGCCGCAGAATTTTCCAGGCATTTGCCGAACCTGCCGACGTCCATGCGGGCGAACCGCAACTTCATGGCCCGGGTGGCACACAACCTGGCGGCGGAGCACGGCATCCGACAGTTCCTCGACATCGGCTCCGGGCTGCCGACCTCCCCGAACCTGCACGAGGTCGCCCAGCGGGTCGCGCCCGAGTCGCGGGTGGTCTACGTCGACCGCGACCCCATCGTTCTGCTGCACGCCCGGCCGCTGCTCACCAGCACTCCCGAGGGCAGCACCGCCTACCTCGACGCCGACCTGAGCCGGCCGCAGGAGATCCTGCAGTCCGCCCAGTTGCAGGAGACCCTTGACCTGAGCAAGCCGGTGGCGGTCAGCCTGTTGGCGGTCGTCCAGTTCATCCCGGATGACGCGATCGTGAAGAACGTCATCAGCGAGCTCCTGGCGCCGCTGGCCCCGGGCAGCATCCTGGCGATCTCCACCGTGACGGCGGACTTCGCCCCCGAGGAGGTGGCGGACGGCACCGCCGCCTACCGGGCCAGCGGGATCCCGATGGTTTCGCGTGACCTGACGGCCGTCGCGGCCTTCTTCGGCGGCCTGGAACTGCTCGACCCGGGCATCGTCCTCGTCCATCGCTGGCACCCCGACGCCGAGTCGGCCGCCATCGAGGACAGCCACGTCTACATGTACGGCGGCGTCGCCCGCAAGCCGTAG
- a CDS encoding TetR/AcrR family transcriptional regulator produces the protein MPSTRPLRVDARRNRQRLLDAAVRLLPQEEDGAEVTLAAIAKEAGVGIGTLYRHFPTREALVDAAYRGELDRLCDSVDGLVRDLPPDQALREWMDRFVDYMATKRGMGGALRALVAAGGDPFVNSRRRLTDAVAMLLAAGVSAGVLRADVTADDLLLGISGVTLATADRGDRAQVGRLLDLLLDGLRAAGSAR, from the coding sequence ATGCCATCCACCCGCCCCCTGCGTGTGGATGCCCGGCGCAACCGGCAGCGGCTGCTCGACGCGGCCGTCCGCCTGCTGCCGCAGGAGGAGGACGGCGCCGAGGTCACGCTCGCCGCGATCGCCAAGGAGGCCGGCGTCGGCATCGGGACGCTGTACCGCCATTTCCCCACCCGGGAGGCGCTTGTCGACGCCGCCTACCGCGGTGAGCTCGACCGGCTGTGCGACTCGGTCGACGGGCTCGTCCGCGACCTGCCACCGGATCAGGCGCTGCGCGAGTGGATGGACCGGTTCGTCGACTACATGGCGACGAAGCGCGGGATGGGCGGGGCGCTTCGCGCCCTGGTCGCCGCCGGCGGTGATCCGTTCGTGAACAGCCGCCGGCGGCTGACCGACGCGGTGGCGATGCTGCTGGCCGCCGGGGTGTCGGCGGGCGTGCTGCGCGCGGACGTCACCGCTGACGATCTCCTGCTCGGCATCAGTGGCGTGACCCTGGCGACCGCGGATCGCGGCGACCGCGCCCAGGTCGGGCGCCTGCTCGACCTCCTGCTGGATGGCCTCAGAGCCGCCGGGTCAGCCAGATAG
- a CDS encoding SDR family NAD(P)-dependent oxidoreductase codes for MTDRITTPFNAESTAAEVIAGIDLTGRRAIVTGGASGIGIETARALASAGAEVTLAVRDLAAGERTAADITGSGSGTAAGRVLVEALDLADQASVAAFVRRWDGPLDILVNNAGVMASPLTRTPEGWELQFATNHLGHFALTVGLHDALAAAAAAGGGGSVGGGARVVSVSSSAHHRSPVVFDDIHFDRRPYDPWGAYGQSKTANVLFAVEASRRWADDGITVNALMPGGIRTNLQRYVSDEDLARLRAAAGGGDLKWKTPEQGAATSVLVATSPLLAGIGGRYFEDCNEAQVGVLGARNGVAAYALDPDAAAQLWDVSERTLGLGVTAAS; via the coding sequence ATGACTGATCGGATCACTACCCCGTTCAACGCCGAGTCGACGGCCGCCGAGGTGATCGCCGGCATCGACCTCACCGGCCGCCGCGCCATCGTGACCGGCGGCGCCTCCGGCATCGGCATCGAGACCGCCCGCGCACTCGCCTCCGCCGGAGCCGAGGTCACCCTGGCCGTCCGCGACCTGGCCGCGGGCGAACGCACCGCCGCCGACATCACCGGCTCCGGCTCCGGCACGGCTGCAGGGCGGGTGCTTGTCGAGGCGCTCGACCTGGCCGACCAGGCCTCGGTGGCCGCCTTCGTGCGCCGCTGGGACGGGCCGCTGGACATCCTCGTCAACAACGCCGGCGTCATGGCCTCGCCGCTGACACGCACCCCCGAAGGTTGGGAGCTGCAGTTCGCCACCAACCACCTCGGCCACTTCGCGCTGACCGTCGGCCTGCACGACGCCCTGGCTGCGGCTGCGGCTGCGGGCGGTGGCGGTTCGGTCGGCGGTGGTGCCCGTGTCGTCTCGGTGAGCTCCAGTGCCCACCACCGCTCCCCGGTAGTCTTCGACGACATCCACTTCGACCGCCGCCCCTACGACCCGTGGGGGGCCTACGGGCAGTCGAAGACGGCCAACGTGCTGTTCGCCGTCGAGGCCAGCCGCCGCTGGGCCGACGACGGCATCACCGTGAACGCCCTGATGCCCGGCGGCATCCGCACCAACCTGCAGCGCTACGTCTCCGACGAGGATCTCGCCCGGTTGCGTGCCGCCGCGGGCGGCGGCGACCTGAAATGGAAGACCCCCGAGCAGGGTGCCGCGACCTCGGTGCTGGTCGCGACCTCGCCGCTGCTCGCCGGCATCGGCGGACGCTACTTCGAGGACTGCAACGAGGCCCAGGTCGGCGTCCTCGGCGCCCGCAACGGGGTAGCCGCCTACGCCCTTGACCCGGACGCCGCCGCCCAGCTCTGGGACGTCTCCGAGCGGACCCTCGGCCTCGGCGTGACAGCCGCCAGCTGA
- a CDS encoding serine hydrolase encodes MLLASSAAATAAATVTGTAGLTAVASTSALVHSVDPSPTTAAASADTTAAPTSTPTATTAAPTATPATTVEPTARATATDAGPAGSNAVGAAEAPNPLAASSASAQGGVTASVLAEQFRAYLAGRPGSTSVALYDAATGETVVSSSATTRTGWETASTVKLDILAALLSKTGQSGQLTSSQTALAKKMISISDNASATSLWNQAGGSAGMNAFYQRLGMSATTAGAGGKWGLTKTTASDQLAVLRAVAYPNTTLSTAARATAKSLLDGVISSQRWGLTAGVPSGVAVEIKNGWLPYDGGWVINSLAHVHGNGRDYVMAAYTRDSASESTGIATVEGLSRIAWAAGTVRG; translated from the coding sequence GTGCTGCTGGCGTCCAGCGCGGCGGCGACCGCCGCGGCCACGGTCACCGGCACCGCCGGGCTGACGGCGGTCGCGTCGACCTCGGCGCTGGTCCATTCCGTGGACCCTTCTCCCACCACCGCGGCGGCCTCGGCGGACACCACGGCCGCGCCCACGTCCACTCCCACCGCGACGACCGCCGCTCCGACGGCCACCCCCGCAACCACGGTCGAGCCCACGGCAAGGGCCACAGCCACGGACGCAGGCCCGGCCGGGTCGAATGCCGTCGGCGCCGCGGAGGCTCCCAACCCGCTGGCGGCGAGCAGTGCGTCCGCGCAGGGCGGCGTCACCGCGAGCGTCCTGGCGGAGCAGTTCCGCGCCTACCTGGCCGGACGTCCCGGCTCGACCAGTGTCGCGCTGTACGACGCCGCGACCGGCGAGACCGTCGTCAGCAGCAGCGCGACGACCCGGACGGGGTGGGAGACGGCGAGCACCGTCAAGCTGGACATCCTGGCCGCGTTGCTGTCGAAGACCGGTCAGAGCGGTCAGCTGACCTCGTCCCAGACAGCGCTGGCCAAGAAGATGATTTCGATCAGTGACAACGCGTCGGCCACCTCGCTGTGGAACCAGGCGGGTGGCAGCGCCGGCATGAACGCCTTCTACCAGCGGCTCGGGATGAGCGCGACCACCGCTGGCGCCGGCGGCAAGTGGGGGCTGACGAAGACCACGGCGAGTGACCAACTCGCGGTGCTGCGCGCGGTTGCCTACCCCAACACGACGCTGTCCACCGCGGCCCGGGCCACGGCGAAGAGCCTGCTTGACGGTGTGATCTCATCCCAGCGGTGGGGCCTGACGGCGGGCGTGCCTTCCGGGGTGGCAGTGGAGATCAAGAACGGCTGGCTGCCCTACGACGGCGGATGGGTGATCAACAGCCTGGCCCACGTGCACGGCAACGGCCGCGACTACGTGATGGCTGCCTACACCCGGGACAGCGCCAGCGAGAGCACCGGTATCGCCACCGTCGAAGGCCTCTCGCGGATCGCCTGGGCCGCCGGGACTGTGCGGGGCTGA
- a CDS encoding type III polyketide synthase, whose product MPILCRPAVMVPEHVISMERTLELARQLHSDHPRLDLVLWLIENTGVRQRHLVRPIAETLRHPGFEARNAAYEQEARQRVPAVVHVALASAGLDVADVDAIIFVSCTGFLMPSMTAWMINRMGFRNDTRQIPIAQLGCAAGGAAINRAGEFCLAYPTANVLIVACEFCSLCYQPTDDGVGNLLSNGLFGDAVAAAVVRGQGGHGVQLERNGSFLVPDTEEWISYAVRETGFHFQLDKRVPATMPMLAPALRTLASSHGWDASDLDFYIIHAGGPRILDDLRDILGVDPAFFRFSRATLTDYGNIASAVVLDSLRRLFEDDTLEHGARGLIAGFGPGITAETCVGTWSRAVRGGRGGRGGGGGSDR is encoded by the coding sequence GTGCCGATTCTCTGTCGCCCGGCAGTGATGGTGCCGGAGCATGTGATCTCCATGGAACGGACCCTGGAGCTGGCCCGTCAGCTGCACAGCGATCATCCGCGGCTTGACCTGGTGCTGTGGCTCATCGAGAACACCGGGGTGCGTCAACGTCATCTGGTGCGTCCGATCGCGGAAACCCTGCGGCATCCGGGTTTCGAGGCCCGCAACGCTGCTTACGAGCAGGAGGCGCGGCAGCGGGTTCCAGCGGTGGTGCACGTCGCGCTGGCCAGTGCCGGGCTCGACGTGGCGGACGTCGACGCGATCATCTTCGTCTCCTGCACCGGGTTTCTCATGCCGTCGATGACGGCGTGGATGATCAACCGGATGGGCTTCCGTAACGACACCCGGCAGATTCCGATCGCCCAGCTCGGCTGCGCCGCCGGGGGTGCCGCCATCAACCGGGCCGGCGAGTTCTGCCTGGCCTATCCGACGGCGAACGTTCTCATCGTCGCCTGTGAGTTCTGTTCCCTGTGCTATCAGCCGACCGATGACGGCGTGGGAAACCTGCTGTCCAACGGACTGTTCGGTGACGCGGTCGCGGCGGCGGTCGTCCGTGGGCAGGGCGGTCACGGCGTCCAGCTGGAGCGGAACGGATCCTTCCTGGTTCCGGACACCGAGGAATGGATCTCCTACGCGGTCAGGGAGACCGGATTCCATTTTCAGCTCGACAAGAGGGTTCCGGCGACCATGCCGATGCTGGCGCCGGCGCTGCGGACCCTGGCGAGCAGTCATGGCTGGGACGCCTCTGACCTCGATTTCTACATCATCCACGCCGGCGGCCCGCGCATCCTCGATGATCTGCGTGACATTCTCGGCGTCGATCCCGCCTTCTTCCGCTTCAGCCGGGCGACCCTCACCGACTACGGAAACATCGCGAGCGCGGTCGTGCTCGACTCGCTGCGCCGCCTGTTCGAGGACGACACGCTCGAGCACGGCGCCCGCGGGCTGATCGCCGGATTCGGGCCCGGCATCACGGCCGAGACCTGTGTGGGTACCTGGTCCCGAGCCGTCCGCGGTGGCCGCGGTGGCCGCGGTGGCGGTGGCGGCAGCGACCGCTGA